One Desulforhopalus sp. DNA segment encodes these proteins:
- a CDS encoding PAS domain S-box protein, which translates to MKKFTLPLLLLSSLLVFSAFWMLNIKAEFDRVETEYAVQIQSTAAHLVEIADAVFEQYKNIFLTLARTKVVKEQDNVNTTELFQELRKAFPEIANFAAVDASGSFFASAMPIDRNKPPSAKDLYFFKNLAAGQDFSVMEPHLGPVSAQHVTGIVVALTDSQRQFNGLVGATFPVEVFTARWEELLAKQPVASAMVTDGNGKPFFARGPFFPEGMGTVEQAGYNDLKNLQRDLQEGNGLKYAHYSRQSSLSGWTMHIVSPPGIQFATYLAGHLEIIALGTLLLLMLAWTALLIAKNAKDARLLGKSEELLRSVLDNSRDGINMLDLRTGRYLFINEAQVVLTGFTADEINGITAEETYDRVHPDDRYIFVDQQRQVIEGVNSEKPVEYRWKVKSGEYRWFSDRRSLVRDKDGKPVALVGISRDITERKQAEERIRKSEARLRESEHHFRTLANSDLALIWTAGPDKLCNYFNEPWLRYTGRTLEQELGNGWAEGVHPEDFDRCLNIYTSHFDRREAFSMEYRLRKANGEYGWILDLGNPRHDSEGNFTGYIGYCYDISDRIRAEEEKKILNAQLQQAQKLEAIGTLAGGIAHDFNNILGAIVGYSEIIHDDLPAGSPSIHDIDQVIKASQRAKDLVKQILAFSRQVEDRKIPMQPAAIVKEAITLLRSSLPATITIKQDIDPEAGMVLADPTQIHQIVMNLSTNAFHAMEVKGGILTISLRKKILTGNDLATESELQPGTFVQLSIRDSGEGISPGIQEKIFDPFFTTKEVGKGTGLGLSMVYSIVKSCHGSIACDSRLGEGTEFRITLPALEEDLAVQDNGSTDFIPSGKEHILFIDDEEMLVELGKAMLERLGYHVTARRTSLDALTTFQNQPDTFDLVITDQTMPGMTGFDLARRILQIRPHMPIILCTGYSSLITEDVAKAAGIKGFALKPLAKKDIGELIRKVLDVKNS; encoded by the coding sequence ATGAAGAAATTTACTCTCCCCCTTCTGCTCCTCAGTTCACTCCTCGTCTTTTCGGCTTTTTGGATGCTCAATATCAAGGCTGAATTCGACAGAGTTGAGACGGAATATGCCGTGCAGATACAGTCGACGGCTGCCCATCTGGTCGAAATTGCTGATGCGGTTTTCGAACAATACAAAAATATCTTTCTCACTCTGGCCAGAACCAAGGTAGTCAAGGAACAAGATAACGTAAACACGACCGAACTTTTTCAAGAACTGAGAAAGGCCTTTCCGGAAATTGCCAATTTTGCCGCCGTCGATGCCTCAGGCAGCTTTTTTGCCTCGGCCATGCCCATCGACAGGAACAAGCCGCCATCGGCCAAGGATCTCTATTTTTTCAAGAATCTTGCCGCGGGCCAAGATTTTTCAGTTATGGAGCCACACCTTGGTCCCGTTTCCGCCCAGCATGTTACTGGAATCGTAGTGGCCTTGACCGATTCCCAACGGCAATTCAACGGTTTGGTTGGCGCCACTTTTCCCGTAGAGGTGTTCACCGCAAGATGGGAAGAGCTGTTGGCAAAACAGCCCGTTGCATCGGCTATGGTGACCGATGGCAACGGCAAGCCTTTTTTTGCCCGTGGGCCATTTTTCCCTGAAGGAATGGGCACCGTCGAACAAGCTGGGTACAACGACCTGAAGAATCTCCAGCGTGATCTCCAAGAGGGCAATGGTCTGAAGTATGCGCATTATTCCCGGCAATCGTCTCTCTCCGGTTGGACCATGCACATCGTCTCTCCGCCGGGGATCCAATTTGCTACCTACCTCGCCGGCCACCTGGAAATAATCGCCCTCGGCACCCTGCTTCTTCTGATGCTGGCCTGGACTGCCTTGCTTATCGCAAAGAATGCAAAAGACGCAAGATTATTAGGGAAAAGCGAGGAGCTGCTGCGCTCGGTTCTGGACAATTCCCGCGACGGCATAAACATGCTCGATCTTCGCACCGGCCGGTACCTGTTCATCAACGAAGCACAGGTGGTGCTGACGGGATTCACCGCGGACGAGATCAATGGCATTACCGCCGAGGAGACCTACGACCGCGTTCATCCAGATGACCGGTATATCTTTGTCGATCAGCAGCGGCAGGTCATCGAGGGTGTAAACAGTGAAAAACCTGTTGAGTACCGGTGGAAAGTCAAGAGCGGTGAGTACCGTTGGTTCAGCGACCGGCGTAGTCTGGTGCGGGACAAGGATGGCAAGCCCGTCGCGCTGGTTGGCATCAGCCGCGACATCACCGAGCGCAAGCAGGCTGAGGAGAGAATTCGGAAAAGCGAAGCCCGTCTGCGGGAAAGCGAGCACCATTTCCGTACCCTGGCCAATAGCGATCTGGCGCTGATCTGGACCGCTGGACCGGATAAACTGTGCAATTATTTCAACGAGCCCTGGCTGCGCTACACCGGCCGCACCCTGGAGCAGGAACTCGGCAACGGCTGGGCGGAGGGCGTTCATCCGGAAGATTTTGACCGCTGCCTGAACATCTACACCAGCCATTTCGACCGTCGTGAAGCCTTCTCAATGGAATATCGGCTGCGCAAGGCGAACGGTGAGTACGGCTGGATTCTCGATCTGGGTAACCCGCGCCATGACAGCGAGGGCAATTTTACCGGTTATATCGGTTATTGCTATGACATCTCCGACCGCATCCGCGCCGAAGAAGAGAAGAAGATTCTCAACGCCCAACTGCAGCAGGCCCAGAAGCTGGAGGCCATCGGCACCCTGGCCGGAGGCATTGCCCACGACTTCAACAATATTCTCGGGGCAATAGTCGGCTACTCGGAAATCATCCACGATGACTTGCCTGCCGGTTCACCAAGTATCCATGATATCGATCAGGTAATAAAGGCCAGCCAGAGGGCCAAAGACCTGGTCAAACAGATACTGGCCTTCAGCCGCCAGGTTGAAGACCGGAAAATACCCATGCAGCCGGCGGCGATCGTCAAGGAAGCCATCACCCTGCTGCGCTCCTCGCTGCCGGCTACCATTACCATCAAACAGGATATTGATCCCGAGGCGGGAATGGTCCTGGCCGACCCAACCCAGATCCACCAGATTGTCATGAATCTTTCCACCAATGCCTTCCACGCCATGGAAGTCAAGGGGGGTATTCTCACCATTTCCTTACGGAAAAAAATCCTTACCGGCAACGATCTCGCCACCGAATCGGAGCTGCAGCCAGGGACCTTTGTGCAGCTGTCGATCAGGGATAGCGGAGAGGGCATTTCCCCGGGTATTCAGGAGAAGATCTTCGACCCCTTCTTTACCACCAAGGAGGTTGGCAAAGGCACCGGCCTGGGACTCTCCATGGTCTATAGCATCGTCAAAAGCTGCCATGGATCGATTGCCTGCGACAGCCGGCTGGGTGAAGGAACCGAGTTTCGTATCACTTTGCCTGCCCTGGAAGAGGATCTTGCCGTACAGGACAATGGATCGACGGACTTCATCCCATCCGGCAAGGAACATATCCTCTTCATCGACGATGAAGAAATGCTGGTGGAATTGGGCAAGGCCATGCTCGAACGGCTCGGGTATCATGTGACGGCCAGAAGGACCAGCCTCGATGCCCTGACGACATTTCAGAACCAGCCGGACACCTTCGATCTGGTCATCACCGATCAGACCATGCCGGGCATGACCGGCTTTGATCTTGCCCGGCGTATTCTCCAGATACGCCCGCATATGCCGATTATTCTCTGTACCGGATACAGCAGCCTGATCACTGAAGACGTGGCCAAGGCCGCCGGAATCAAGGGGTTCGCCTTGAAGCCTCTGGCCAAGAAGGACATCGGCGAACTGATCAGAAAGGTCCTGGATGTGAAAAACTCTTGA
- a CDS encoding Bax inhibitor-1/YccA family protein translates to MYQQVNQITLPQARQEASTIFLAKVFNLMTVGLAITGLVAFFTANTGLANLIIGSPLFIILMLAELGLVFYLSARVEKIQAATASGLFIGYSVLNGLTLSVIFLAYTNTSIAATFFITAGMFGAMAVYGLVTKRDLSGLGSFLFMGLIGIIIASIVNIFLKSSSVDWMISCLGVLIFTGLTAYDVQKIKRIGEEGILAQGDEVVRKGAVMGALALYLDFINLFLMLLRFFGGSRD, encoded by the coding sequence ATGTACCAGCAAGTAAATCAGATAACTTTGCCCCAGGCGAGACAGGAAGCCTCGACGATCTTTCTTGCCAAAGTATTCAACCTGATGACGGTCGGTTTGGCGATCACCGGCCTCGTCGCCTTTTTTACCGCCAATACCGGTCTTGCCAACCTCATTATCGGCAGCCCGCTGTTTATTATCCTGATGCTGGCCGAGCTGGGGCTGGTCTTTTACCTCTCCGCTCGGGTGGAGAAGATCCAGGCGGCAACCGCCTCGGGGCTGTTTATCGGTTACTCGGTGCTTAACGGCCTCACCCTGTCGGTGATTTTTCTCGCCTATACCAACACCTCCATCGCCGCCACCTTCTTTATCACTGCCGGGATGTTCGGGGCAATGGCCGTTTACGGCCTGGTGACCAAGCGCGATCTTTCGGGCTTGGGCTCTTTTTTGTTCATGGGTCTGATCGGCATCATCATCGCCTCGATTGTCAATATCTTCCTGAAAAGTTCAAGTGTTGACTGGATGATCTCCTGCCTTGGCGTCCTTATCTTCACCGGCCTTACCGCCTACGATGTGCAAAAGATCAAGCGGATCGGTGAAGAGGGGATCCTCGCCCAGGGTGATGAGGTAGTTCGCAAGGGTGCGGTCATGGGCGCCTTGGCCCTGTATCTCGATTTTATCAACCTGTTCCTGATGCTGCTGCGCTTCTTTGGCGGCAGCAGGGATTAG
- a CDS encoding metal-sensitive transcriptional regulator: MSLCGTDQDKMRVVKRLRRIEGQVRNLCTMVEQDKDCIEVLRQINSATGALRGVWTQVIGDHLRGCIAKSLVDHDEKLIDQLMEHLEKIR, translated from the coding sequence ATGAGTCTCTGTGGAACCGACCAAGACAAGATGCGGGTGGTAAAAAGATTGCGAAGGATTGAGGGCCAGGTGCGCAACCTGTGTACCATGGTGGAACAGGACAAGGACTGTATCGAGGTGTTGCGGCAAATCAACTCGGCAACCGGCGCCCTGCGCGGTGTCTGGACCCAGGTAATCGGCGACCATCTGCGCGGTTGCATCGCCAAATCCCTGGTCGATCACGACGAGAAACTCATCGATCAGCTCATGGAACACCTGGAAAAGATCCGCTGA
- a CDS encoding LysE family translocator, with product MEIALLTIFSTSFVLALSGALMPGPLLTVTISESSRRGAHVGPMMIFGHGLLELAMVAALLSGLAPILARDDVFILISLTGGAFLLWMGTAMLRSLPQLSLEGQADNGRGSRNLVVTGIVLSAANPYWLIWWASIGIGYIMHSMKFGLIGVAAFFCGHILADLTWYCIISFGIAKGKRFFSDSSYRKLIGGCAVFLLVFSCWFLYGGIDKAIHLA from the coding sequence ATGGAAATTGCCCTGCTGACTATCTTCTCCACCTCGTTTGTCCTTGCCCTCTCCGGCGCCCTCATGCCCGGCCCGCTGCTCACCGTTACCATCAGCGAGAGCTCCAGGCGGGGGGCCCACGTCGGCCCGATGATGATCTTCGGCCACGGCCTGCTTGAACTGGCCATGGTCGCCGCCCTGCTGTCCGGTCTGGCGCCGATCCTTGCCCGTGACGACGTCTTTATCCTCATTTCCTTGACCGGCGGCGCATTCCTGCTGTGGATGGGGACGGCCATGCTCCGCTCCCTTCCCCAGCTGAGCCTGGAAGGCCAAGCAGACAATGGCCGGGGCTCAAGAAATCTCGTGGTCACCGGCATCGTCCTCAGTGCCGCCAACCCCTACTGGCTGATCTGGTGGGCATCCATCGGCATTGGCTACATCATGCATTCGATGAAATTCGGACTGATCGGCGTCGCGGCTTTTTTCTGCGGCCATATCCTCGCCGATCTGACCTGGTACTGCATCATCTCGTTTGGGATCGCCAAGGGCAAGCGTTTTTTCAGCGACAGCTCCTACCGCAAATTGATCGGTGGCTGCGCCGTCTTCCTGCTCGTCTTCTCCTGCTGGTTTCTCTACGGCGGCATCGATAAGGCTATCCATCTCGCCTAA
- the pap gene encoding polyphosphate:AMP phosphotransferase, with product MFESAELGHKIKKSVYEKEVPLLREALLNAQIELAESAGFPVIVLIGGLDGAGRGDTVNLLNSWMDPRHIQAHGMGEPSDEELDRPMMWRFWRSLPPKGKIGVFLGSWYTWPILNRVNGVTKDADLDQSMERAKRLEKMLVDEGALVIKFWLHLAKDKQQKRLKSLEKNPLTRWRVTDRDWQHFKDYDKFQRVHESVIRRTSTAEAPWLIVEGADANYRSLTVGKVILKAIEDRLEQEQQAPPKVLAPPLLPSIDNLHLLKTLDMGQALDKDTFKIKLEKYQGRLNALTRHPKFKYMSVIVVFEGNDAAGKGGSIRRITGALDARYYQVVPIAAPTEEERAQAYLWRFWRQLPRKGRVAIFDRSWYGRVLVERIEGFCAEADWMRAYSEINDFEAQMVRHHLLVVKFWLAITKDEQLRRFEDRQKTGFKRFKITEEDWRNREKWPQYEQAVCDMVDRTSTMLAPWTLVEANDKNFARIKVLKTLCNMVEAKLEDLEKEGVDYLDKRHKHR from the coding sequence CAGATCGAACTGGCGGAGTCCGCCGGATTCCCAGTGATTGTCCTTATCGGTGGCCTGGACGGCGCGGGACGCGGCGACACCGTCAATCTCCTCAACAGCTGGATGGACCCGCGCCATATTCAGGCCCATGGCATGGGCGAACCCTCCGACGAGGAGCTTGACCGGCCGATGATGTGGCGCTTCTGGCGGTCGCTGCCGCCGAAAGGCAAGATCGGCGTCTTCCTCGGCTCCTGGTATACCTGGCCGATCCTCAACCGGGTAAACGGTGTCACCAAGGATGCCGACCTCGACCAGAGCATGGAGCGGGCCAAGCGACTGGAGAAGATGCTGGTCGATGAAGGCGCGCTAGTCATCAAGTTCTGGCTGCATCTTGCTAAAGACAAACAGCAAAAACGCCTCAAGTCCCTGGAAAAGAACCCGCTGACCCGCTGGCGCGTAACCGACCGTGACTGGCAGCATTTCAAGGACTATGACAAATTCCAGCGAGTCCATGAAAGCGTCATCCGCCGCACCAGCACCGCCGAGGCCCCCTGGCTGATCGTCGAAGGCGCGGATGCCAATTACCGTAGTCTGACCGTCGGCAAGGTCATTCTCAAGGCAATAGAGGATCGGCTGGAGCAGGAACAGCAGGCCCCGCCGAAGGTCCTGGCACCGCCCCTCTTGCCGTCCATCGACAACCTGCATCTCCTCAAAACCCTCGACATGGGGCAGGCCCTCGACAAGGACACCTTCAAGATCAAACTGGAAAAGTACCAGGGTCGGCTGAATGCCCTGACCCGCCATCCCAAGTTTAAATACATGTCGGTGATTGTGGTCTTCGAGGGTAATGATGCCGCCGGCAAGGGTGGCAGTATCCGCCGCATTACCGGCGCCCTGGACGCCCGCTATTACCAGGTTGTCCCGATAGCCGCCCCCACCGAGGAGGAACGAGCCCAGGCCTATCTGTGGCGGTTCTGGCGGCAGCTGCCGCGCAAAGGTCGGGTCGCCATCTTTGACCGCTCCTGGTACGGCCGGGTGCTGGTGGAACGTATCGAGGGCTTCTGCGCCGAGGCCGACTGGATGCGGGCCTACAGCGAGATCAACGATTTCGAGGCGCAGATGGTCCGCCACCATCTGCTGGTGGTGAAATTCTGGCTGGCGATTACCAAGGACGAACAGCTGCGCCGCTTCGAAGACCGGCAGAAAACCGGCTTCAAGCGTTTCAAGATCACTGAAGAGGACTGGCGCAACCGGGAGAAATGGCCGCAGTACGAACAGGCGGTCTGTGACATGGTCGACCGGACCAGCACCATGCTCGCTCCGTGGACGCTGGTTGAGGCCAACGACAAGAACTTCGCCCGCATCAAGGTGTTGAAGACCCTGTGCAATATGGTCGAGGCCAAGCTGGAAGATCTGGAGAAGGAAGGAGTCGATTACCTCGACAAACGCCACAAGCACCGGTGA
- a CDS encoding peptidoglycan-binding protein, whose amino-acid sequence MFSCAAMIITHNGVLGYSSHFEHDMKASRSMHTAGLLFLCVVLPSCARDTAQGPVKEYPVAKEFSFAVPFEDAWKGTIRAASEEERIITLEREAGVIVTEYRPVNHRVQPLVAGSLFGGVYKNGYTITLREIGPKETLVGIQAKMFLEQVTGHSSEQTDDSLTSYMRQELFRKICLNLLPDKRKCPELFPDYHMLSVSCPAGPAPEAEGGAVARPASLPESAATAKRASIKQVQQALVKAGYTPGAVDGRLGPKTRAAIASLQVEKGREGTGELDWPTMQLLGF is encoded by the coding sequence ATGTTCAGTTGCGCCGCCATGATCATCACCCACAACGGCGTCCTCGGTTACAGCAGTCATTTTGAGCACGATATGAAAGCAAGCAGAAGTATGCATACGGCGGGACTACTTTTTCTCTGCGTGGTCTTGCCCTCCTGCGCCAGGGATACCGCGCAGGGTCCGGTAAAAGAATACCCGGTGGCAAAGGAATTTTCCTTTGCGGTACCCTTTGAAGACGCCTGGAAGGGTACTATCCGGGCCGCCTCGGAAGAGGAACGGATAATCACCCTGGAAAGGGAGGCCGGTGTCATCGTCACCGAATATCGGCCGGTAAACCATCGTGTCCAGCCCCTGGTTGCAGGGTCGTTGTTTGGCGGTGTCTATAAAAACGGCTATACCATCACCCTGCGGGAGATCGGGCCAAAAGAGACCCTGGTCGGCATCCAGGCGAAAATGTTTTTGGAGCAGGTAACCGGCCATAGCTCCGAGCAGACGGATGATTCCCTTACCAGCTATATGCGCCAGGAACTCTTCCGGAAGATCTGCCTCAATCTTCTCCCGGACAAAAGGAAATGCCCGGAACTCTTCCCCGATTACCATATGCTGTCGGTGTCCTGCCCGGCCGGGCCGGCACCTGAGGCGGAGGGAGGGGCGGTGGCTCGGCCGGCATCCCTGCCGGAAAGCGCTGCCACAGCGAAAAGGGCCTCGATCAAACAGGTGCAGCAGGCCCTCGTCAAGGCTGGTTACACCCCTGGAGCGGTGGATGGACGTCTGGGGCCAAAAACCCGGGCCGCCATTGCCAGCCTGCAGGTGGAAAAAGGCCGGGAGGGGACGGGGGAACTGGACTGGCCGACGATGCAGCTCCTCGGTTTTTAG
- a CDS encoding cation-translocating P-type ATPase: MIGRFTKLGVYEELLQSRDFLKVGFGASLALAGFVIGKLTFPGQGSISLALILASVAINGLPVIVGAVQGILEKRVNVDELLALAIIACLLNGEFLTAAVVSSIMVLGALIEEATAESARKSIQALIKITPKHATVCQNDGTTQTVLVEDVRVGDILIIKPGDQVPVDGLITEGTSSLDESAITGEAMPAEKTVGAPVYAGTFNNNGVLRMRAERVGANTTLGQVIKLVSEAEAHKPKTIAFIDRFAKYFTPLILGCALLAWLLSGEFSRAVAVLIVGCPCALILAVPTATVAAIGRAARAGILVKGGQHLESAALADTILFDKTGTLTQGTPRVDEVIPAEGVTEEDLLQQAAGVECNSTHPLARAVIKAALYAKVSVEAAHDLVAEIGLGVRGSVAGNLIEVGSVYLNGGMGAVPLALRSRLQAIKEQGATPLMVYRDKQALGFLSVSDQLRTSAGSTMEGLRRLGIREIGILSGDHEKSVQLVGSKLGISQLWSGLKPGDKMRVIEEIQKNSSKVIFVGDGINDAPALAVADTGIAMGGKGTEVALETADIALMGDDIAKLPFLIALGRRMLLIIKLNIAFGLIFNLISVLAGASGLISPIVGAVIHNIGSVLVVLSSASIGFFKDDSL, encoded by the coding sequence ATGATCGGTCGTTTTACCAAACTAGGCGTGTACGAGGAACTTTTACAGAGCCGCGATTTTCTTAAGGTCGGCTTTGGCGCATCCTTGGCCCTTGCCGGGTTTGTGATTGGCAAGTTGACCTTCCCGGGGCAAGGGAGCATCAGCCTGGCGCTGATTCTGGCCTCGGTTGCCATCAACGGGCTGCCGGTTATTGTCGGGGCGGTACAGGGCATTCTCGAAAAGAGGGTAAATGTCGATGAGTTGCTGGCTCTGGCCATTATCGCCTGCCTCCTGAACGGCGAATTTCTCACCGCCGCTGTCGTCAGTTCGATCATGGTGCTCGGCGCCCTCATTGAGGAGGCCACCGCCGAATCGGCGCGCAAATCCATTCAGGCCTTGATCAAGATCACTCCGAAACACGCCACCGTCTGCCAAAACGATGGAACAACGCAAACGGTCCTCGTTGAAGATGTGCGGGTCGGCGACATCCTCATCATTAAACCGGGAGATCAGGTCCCGGTCGATGGGCTCATCACCGAAGGGACCTCCTCCCTCGATGAATCAGCGATCACCGGCGAGGCCATGCCGGCGGAGAAAACTGTCGGTGCCCCGGTGTACGCCGGGACCTTCAATAATAATGGTGTGTTGCGGATGAGGGCCGAGCGAGTAGGTGCGAACACCACCCTGGGCCAAGTCATCAAGCTGGTCTCGGAGGCGGAAGCGCATAAACCGAAAACCATCGCCTTTATTGACCGTTTTGCCAAATATTTCACACCCTTGATCTTGGGATGCGCCCTTCTTGCCTGGCTGCTCTCGGGAGAGTTCAGCCGCGCCGTGGCTGTCCTTATCGTCGGTTGCCCCTGCGCCCTCATCCTGGCCGTGCCAACCGCCACCGTCGCCGCCATCGGCCGCGCCGCCCGGGCCGGAATCCTCGTCAAGGGCGGGCAGCACCTTGAAAGCGCCGCCCTGGCGGACACCATTCTTTTTGATAAGACCGGCACCCTCACCCAAGGCACCCCCCGGGTTGATGAAGTCATCCCGGCCGAGGGTGTGACCGAGGAAGATCTTCTCCAGCAGGCGGCCGGCGTCGAATGCAACTCGACGCACCCGCTCGCCCGGGCAGTCATCAAGGCGGCACTGTATGCCAAGGTTTCCGTCGAGGCGGCCCACGATCTGGTTGCCGAAATCGGCCTTGGGGTACGGGGCAGTGTTGCCGGTAATCTCATTGAAGTTGGCAGCGTCTATCTGAACGGCGGCATGGGCGCCGTTCCCCTTGCCCTCAGGTCCCGGCTGCAGGCAATCAAGGAGCAGGGGGCCACGCCGCTGATGGTCTACCGGGACAAACAGGCCCTCGGCTTTCTCAGTGTCTCCGACCAGTTGCGTACCAGCGCCGGCAGTACCATGGAAGGTCTCCGCAGGCTGGGAATCAGGGAAATTGGCATTCTCTCCGGAGACCACGAGAAATCAGTGCAACTGGTTGGCAGCAAACTCGGCATCTCGCAGTTATGGTCCGGCCTCAAACCAGGCGACAAGATGCGGGTCATTGAAGAGATACAGAAGAACTCTTCCAAGGTCATCTTTGTCGGCGACGGCATCAACGACGCCCCGGCCCTCGCCGTCGCCGATACCGGCATCGCCATGGGCGGCAAGGGCACCGAGGTAGCCCTGGAGACCGCCGATATTGCTTTGATGGGCGACGACATCGCCAAGCTGCCGTTTTTGATTGCCCTCGGCCGCAGGATGCTGCTGATCATCAAACTGAATATTGCCTTCGGCCTCATCTTCAATCTGATCTCGGTTCTGGCCGGGGCGAGCGGATTGATCAGCCCTATCGTCGGGGCGGTGATCCATAACATCGGCTCGGTGCTGGTGGTTTTATCATCAGCCAGCATCGGTTTTTTCAAAGATGATTCCCTATGA